Within Psychrobacter sp. AH5, the genomic segment TGAAATAATGACGAGCGGTAGCCGTGATAACCCCAACGAACACCAATACCAACCAGCCTTGAGCATGCGAGTACATCATCGGATAGTGATTACTAATCATGGTAAAGATGAGCGGTAGGGTGAAGTAGTTATTCATCACTGAACGGTTTCTAGCCATTAACGCTAAATCTGCCACTTCTTTACCTGGTTTTACTCCGCGGCGGACGCAGTCTACTAGCGCGCGCTGAGCGGGCATGATACCAAAGAAGACGTTACCTGCCATGATAGTACCCAAAATAGCACCGACATGGATGAAAGAGGCACGATCACTAAATAACTGATAAGAGATATAAGTGGCAATGACCATTAGTACAAAGATACAAATACTAAAGACCATTTTGTTTTTGCCAATACGGCTACGAACAATAATCTCATAAATAGCGTAGCTAATGAGTAAGAATAAAATACTAGTTGAGATAGCGCCAACATTGCTGCCAAAATCAACTTTACTAGGATCAATCAGATAAGCGGTGGCATTGGCGTAATAAACGATGGCCATCATCGCCGCACCAGTCAGCCAAGTGGTATAGGCTTCCCATTTGAACCAATGCAGAGTTTTTGGCATTTCCTCAGGCTCAAGCTTGTACTTAGCGATTTCATAAAAACCACCACCATGTACCGCCCATAAGTCACCTGAGATACCCTTTTTGGATTTCCATTCAGGTGGTTTTTGTAGGCTCATATCTAGCCATACAAAGTAAAATGACGCACCAATCCAAGCTATACCAGCGATAACGTGGAACCAGCGAAAGAATAATGCTAACCAATCGAAAAGATATGCGCCCATGCGACAAGTGTCCTTTTGTATTGCTATGTTTTGGTAACTTGTAACGACTTAACTCACTTGACTTGTGTTACAAGCGCTTCCGTGCCGTCTTAGATGTCTAATAATCTATGTCTGATAATGCATAAACGTCATAAGATAAATAATAATGTAGTCACCAGTATTAGCTGTCTATAATGATTATATGGGATGGCTAAAGCCGTGTCTTACTTTTATAAAGCAGTAAAGATAAATATTTATAATTAAATCATAACCTTAAGAGCCGCGATAAGTACCGTAGCCGTGAGCACTAAGTAATAGTGGCACATGATAGTGGCTAGCGTCACTCAACACAAAATCGATGACGACTTGCGGATAAAAAGCAGTGAGCTTTTGTGCGTCAAAATAAGACTGCGTATCAAATGTCAAAGTATAGCGGCCCTTATCTAAAGTTTGCTCACTACTATCGATAGCCGCGTCAAACTGCCAGCTATCAGGGGTGACACGGCCATCATCATTGGTAGTACCTTTGGCTAGCAAAGTGGCTGCACCGCTATCGCTAAGGCGATGTAGAGTCACGGCGATACTAGCGGCAGGTTTGCCAAGATGAGTATCTAAAATATGAGAAGAGAGAGTAGCTGACATAATAAGTCCTTTTATTTTCTAGTAAATGAGGGGTTGATTAAATTGAGCCGTTTGACTGAGTTTATTTTTGACCCAGTAGCTTTTGGATACGCAAACGAGTAATTTTATTTTGCTCAGTAGCCGCGTTAGCCAGCTCAGTATTGCGATCATTGGGTAGGCGAGCCTGCAATAAATCAAGCATTTGCTGAGCGCTTTTACCAGTAGCAAAAACGATAAAGATAAAGCCAAATTTATCAAGATAATCCTGATTACCTTTCGCAAGAGCTTCTAGTACAGCGTCGTCAGCCTCGTTAGCTCCTGATTGCTCATGAGCGGCGCTATCTTGAGTATTACGGTATTTTTGCTTGAGCGTAGCGACATTGCCGATTTGTGGATGACCATCAAAAGCCTCTAACAGATCTGATTCATTGTTTTGTACTTGTTGCCATATCGCATCACTGCTATTTAATAAAGCTTCTACATTTTTGAAAGGTCGGGCGCTTGCTAGTTGCTGTGCCCATTGACTACTTGTACAACAAGTAAGAAGAGTTGCTTGCGCTTCTGCTTGGCTAAGCTCATTGAACTGCGTTAAAGTTAAGCTCACGATAAAATCCTTTTTTTTATGCTATAAAAGTTTAGTAACTTAAAGTCCATTCTGTGTCAAAATGCTTGTTATACTTCTAACAAAAAAGTACTAATGAAAAGCAGATTGGTTTATATTGTCTATTGTGCTAAAACCTGACCATTTGGTCAACTATTTTATACGATATAATTGGTTTTGTCGCGATTAATATTAAAAAAACCGTGTTTTGGCACTAAGTTAGCCATTTAATAGCTCAAATTGCCACCATCTACTTTGTTTATTTAGCTTTTTTTATATCAGCCACGTTTAATGGATTAAGTTATGACTGCTACTACAGAAGATAATTTGAACTATACAGATGATACTCATCATCGTAGTCAACATCACATTCGCGCGCACAATCAAGCCATTATCTTGAGTGCTGCAGAAGAGGAGTTTGTATTACAAGGTTATCGCGGCGCTACTATGCAAGGGATTGCCGATCGTGCCAAACTGCCAAAAGCCAATATTCATTATTATTTTAAAAATAAAAAAAATCTTTATGAAAAAGTGCTACGGACCATTATTGAAGAATGGAACGAGGGCTTAGTGACCATGACGGTCGATAGTGATCCTAAAGTAGTGATCGAAAAATTCGTTAGAACCAAGTTGCATCAGGCGTTTACTAATCCTAATCGTCATAAGCTCTTTGCCTTAGAGGTCATAGGCGGCGCGCCGCATATTCATAGTTTTATGTCGACCACTATGCAGGACTGGGCGCTCGATAAAGCGCAAGTGATGAAGAGCTGGCACAGCCAAGGCAAAATTGGCATTGCTGATCCGCTACAGTTATTGATATTGATCTGGGCTACTACTCAGCGCTATGCTGAGTTTGAGACGGAGATCGTAGGTTTACTACAAAAGGACGCTTACGATAAAGATGATGAACAGCGAGCGGCGGATTTTTTAGTGCCGTTTATCTTGCGAGGATGTGGTATACA encodes:
- the uraD gene encoding 2-oxo-4-hydroxy-4-carboxy-5-ureidoimidazoline decarboxylase translates to MSLTLTQFNELSQAEAQATLLTCCTSSQWAQQLASARPFKNVEALLNSSDAIWQQVQNNESDLLEAFDGHPQIGNVATLKQKYRNTQDSAAHEQSGANEADDAVLEALAKGNQDYLDKFGFIFIVFATGKSAQQMLDLLQARLPNDRNTELANAATEQNKITRLRIQKLLGQK
- a CDS encoding urate hydroxylase PuuD, producing the protein MGAYLFDWLALFFRWFHVIAGIAWIGASFYFVWLDMSLQKPPEWKSKKGISGDLWAVHGGGFYEIAKYKLEPEEMPKTLHWFKWEAYTTWLTGAAMMAIVYYANATAYLIDPSKVDFGSNVGAISTSILFLLISYAIYEIIVRSRIGKNKMVFSICIFVLMVIATYISYQLFSDRASFIHVGAILGTIMAGNVFFGIMPAQRALVDCVRRGVKPGKEVADLALMARNRSVMNNYFTLPLIFTMISNHYPMMYSHAQGWLVLVFVGVITATARHYFNQKHLGHHQPKYLVIPAIATVLLIIWMRPAPIEPLPVPPVQSAVPVEAAPETTPPADGATAAAVPATEGTAEAVAVASSADDAIMGVVQAKCSVCHMAQPTQAGFNAPPAGIIIVTPEDMKTHKAKIITAVQSSYMPLGNITGLTDEERAQLVAYASGL
- the uraH gene encoding hydroxyisourate hydrolase — protein: MSATLSSHILDTHLGKPAASIAVTLHRLSDSGAATLLAKGTTNDDGRVTPDSWQFDAAIDSSEQTLDKGRYTLTFDTQSYFDAQKLTAFYPQVVIDFVLSDASHYHVPLLLSAHGYGTYRGS
- a CDS encoding TetR/AcrR family transcriptional regulator is translated as MTATTEDNLNYTDDTHHRSQHHIRAHNQAIILSAAEEEFVLQGYRGATMQGIADRAKLPKANIHYYFKNKKNLYEKVLRTIIEEWNEGLVTMTVDSDPKVVIEKFVRTKLHQAFTNPNRHKLFALEVIGGAPHIHSFMSTTMQDWALDKAQVMKSWHSQGKIGIADPLQLLILIWATTQRYAEFETEIVGLLQKDAYDKDDEQRAADFLVPFILRGCGIH